A section of the Salvelinus alpinus chromosome 36, SLU_Salpinus.1, whole genome shotgun sequence genome encodes:
- the LOC139565527 gene encoding all-trans-retinol 13,14-reductase-like, with the protein MWIIVAIICAALAAFVYNYVFRTSGPNPFDIDTREPLKPLVTQKKEKNKVLKQGFLASKVPEKLDAIVIGSGIGGLGLAVLLAKVGKRVLVLEQHDRAGGCCHTFTEKGFEFDVGIHYIGNLLEHKPFRCMLDQLTNGQLQWEPLDNPFDQVVLGPPENRRIYPIYSGRNRFPDELKKFFPGEEAAIDEYMRLVKKAGRNVWFLCLLKLVPVPLAKFLVYTGLANRLSFFFRMASRSVTEVVNGLTENNDLRAVFSYVFGTYGNMPKDASFSMHSLLVCHYLTGAWYPIGGASEIAYHMIPIIEKAGGAVLVRAPVNRILFDDNKEAIGVSVMKGQEELHVHAPMVISNAGIFNTYQQLLPKELQAMPAIQKQLGMMKNGEGGLSIFLGLTGTKEDLGLKADNYWIFTEHNIDELVVTYLKGNREESAKSVPLLFVASPSAKDPTWEERSPGKSTLSLVSFANYEWFEEWKDDKATNRGTDYKELKQLFCDSILEVVMSVFPKITRDKVEFIEAGTPITNTHYIGAPKGEIYGADHGTARFSAECSVTMRPQTPLKNLYLTGQDVFVCGFAGALAGALTCGSVILNRNLHLDAIALAKKTKRVDTKKLE; encoded by the exons ATGTGGATCATTGTAGCAATCATTTGTGCTGCTTTAGCTGCATTCGTATACAACTATGTGTTCCGTACGTCCGGACCAAATCCCTTTGATATCGACACTCGTGAGCCGCTTAAACCACTGGTCACCCAAAAGAAGGAGAAAAACAAAGTTCTGAAGCAGG GTTTCTTGGCCAGTAAAGTACCTGAGAAACTAGATGCCATTGTCATTGGCAGTGGAATTGGTGGACTTGGGCTGGCGGTGCTGCTGGCTAAGGTTGGAAAGCGGGTCCTGGTTCTGGAGCAGCATGATCGGGCCGGAGGCTGCTGCCACACTTTTACAGAGAAAGGCTTTGAGTTTGACGTGG GTATCCACTACATCGGGAACCTGTTGGAGCACAAGCCCTTCCGCTGTATGCTTGACCAGCTGACCAATGGTCAGCTGCAGTGGGAGCCGCTGGACAACCCCTTTGACCAGGTGGTGCTGGGCCCTCCTGAGAACAGGCGCATCTACCCCATCTACAGCGGCAGGAACCGTTTCCCTGACGAGCTGAAGAAGTTCTTCCCTGGGGAGGAGGCGGCCATCGATGAGTACATGAGGCTGGTCAAG AAAGCAGGACGCAACGTTTGGTTCCTGTGTCTGCTGAAGCTCGTTCCTGTCCCCCTGGCCAAGTTCCTGGTGTACACAGGCCTGGCCAATCGTCTGTCGTTCTTCTTCCGCATGGCGTCTCGCAGCGTGACCGAGGTGGTCAACGGGCTGACTGAGAACAATGACCTCAGGGCTGTCTTCAGCTACGTCTTTGGCACTTACG GTAACATGCCCAAGGATGCCAGCTTCTCCATGCACAGCCTGCTGGTCTGCCACTACCTGACTGGCGCCTGGTACCCAATAGGAGGAGCCAGTGAGATCGCCTACCACATGATCCCTATCATTGAGAAAGCCGGGGGGGCCGTGCTCGTCCGCGCCCCAGTCAACCGCATCCTGTTCGACGACAACAAGGAGGCTATTG GTGTGAGCGTGATGAAGGGTCAGGAGGAGCTCCATGTGCATGCTCCAATGGTCATCTCCAACGCCGGCATCTTCAACACCTACCAGCAGCTGCTGCCCAAGGAACTCCAGGCCATGCCAG CCATCCAGAAGCAGCTTGGTATGATGAAAAACGGGGAGGGAGGTCTGAGCATCTTCCTGGGCCTGACTGGAACCAAGGAGGACCTGGGCCTCAAAGCAGACAACTACTGGATCTTCACAGAGCACAACATTGATGAACT GGTTGTCACCTATCTGAAGGGAAACAGGGAGGAGTCAGCGAAAAGTGTGCCCCTCCTCTTTGTGGCCTCTCCATCAGCCAAAGATCCCACCTGGGAGGAACGATCACCAG GCAAGTCCACCCTGAGTCTGGTGAGCTTTGCTAACTATGAGTGGTTTGAGGAGTGGAAGGACGACAAGGCGACCAACAGAGGGACTGATTACAAGGAGCTGAAGCAGCTATTCTGTGACTCGATTCTGGAGGTGGTGATGAGCGTCTTCCCCAAGATTACCAGGGACAAG GTTGAGTTCATCGAGGCTGGAACGCCcataacaaacacacactacatTGGAGCCCCTAAAGGGGAGATCTACGGAGCAGACCATGGCACAGCTCGTTTCAGCGCTGAGTGCAGTGTCACCATGCGGCCCCAGACACCCCTGAAGAACCTCTACCTCACGG gtcaggacgtgtttgtgtgtggctTTGCTGGTGCGCTGGCTGGGGCTCTCACCTGTGGTTCTGTCATCCTCAACCGTAACCTGCACCTGGATGCCATTGCTCTGGCCAAGAAGACCAAACGTGTCGACACTAAGAAGTTGGAGTAA
- the LOC139564996 gene encoding uncharacterized protein, with amino-acid sequence MDVQLSISFLRDRLGGAIEEAVRTAVESVLCETVRLLTGLQGDQQQGLSSVTQRDQDTLGLKQRLEAPSGGDWRVQAGSSEAFCNTGQRGGGGRGNIKNPMGQTTCSTSQASQRTTVEPHPQEVVEDCAGLPDPFDLVSAGPVMVDFEEGQGMGIPEEWELMNRVYKTEHNEDMALIDGGGTTHFADDHRLHEGDLRTVAVPLEGEMAAKPQDALHPCFSPANIKTERPEMERCCMAEEALALPLPHSTNSGVEAGEFGQEQVEAGPQDFVGRLRLWLEQLCPEVVREYEREGCLCELSRRKLIKFSVSFIVEEFGFYPTSAQKTMLAEHIVELFPGLRLCAPSAGINGIEHLYDPLSRTGYIETRLRNSRRTLEDHKKKYVLKRRRPEPGLLDPAGPRSGPGLLESQSSEETQRWVELMKKTRPLTRNLPAIHGAMDLTFNARRRWINNTRPSMRAVLAEYPRFLDVPATIDLEFERMFPGKGHSFLAQWSSFVLPRVYQIAECEKHPDISALLQLAATQQGDSYTLTMLKVLIYVLPPTNTSRASLPSRSSVRQAIRYLVDIVPMDTEVSSLFCDPTSLEGPESASHAQPYIVSVGPLEAPGRQLCIVFPVDRMAIPLPQEGLSNALDKLFKLLRVFELGYPDQLASLYSFLEHLYGLEMTPRDNHDSPSGKGSKVLELLSRLHMPS; translated from the exons ATGGATGTCCAGTTGTCCATCAGCTTCCTGAGGGACAGACTGGGTGGGGCCATTGAGGAGGCAGTGCGTACAGCAGTGGAGTCTGTGCTGTGTGAGACTGTGCGTCTGTTAACCGGGCTCCAAGGGGACCAGCAGCAGGGACTCTCCTCAGTGACCCAGAGGGACCAGGACACCCTGGGACTGAAGCAGAGGTTAGAAGCCCCCAGCGGGGGTGACTGGAGGGTGCAGGCTGGGTCTTCAGAGGCATTCTGTAACACAGGACAGAGGGGGGGTGGTGGGCGTGGCAACATTAAGAATCCAATGGGTCAGACCACTTGCTCGACCTCCCAAGCATCACAAAGGACCACCGTGGAGCCCCATCcccaggaggtggtggaggactgTGCTGGACTGCCTGACCCATTTGACCTTGTGTCGGCTGGGCCGGTGATGGTGGACTTTGAGGAGGGTCAGGGCATGGGGATCCCAGAGGAGTGGGAGCTGATGAACAGAGTGTACAAGACGGAGCACAATGAAGACATGGCCCTTATTGACGGGGGAGGTACCACTCACT TTGCAGATGACCACAGGCTGCATGAAGGAGACCTGAGGACTGTGGCTGTGCCCCTGGAGGGAGAGATGGCTGCCAAGCCCCAGGATGCATTGCACCCCTGCTTCAGCCCAGCCAACATCAAAACAGAGCGGCCTGAGATGGAGAGATGCTGCATGGCTGAGGAAGCCCTTGCTCTGCCTCTGCCTCATTCTACCAAT AGTGGTGTGGAGGCCGGTGAGTTTGGGCAGGAGCAGGTGGAGGCTGGTCCACAGGACTTTGTAGGTCGCCTGCGCCTGTGGCTGGAGCAGCTGTGTCCTGAGGTGGTGCGGGAGTACGAGAGGGAGGGCTGTCTGTGTGAGCTGTCCCGCAGGAAGCTCATCAAGTTCTCTGTGTCCTTCATCGTGGAGGAGTTTGGATT CTACCCTACCTCTGCTCAGAAGACCATGCTGGCAGAGCACATAGTGGAGCTCTTCCCAGGACTCAGGCTCTGTGCACCCTCTGCTGGCATCAATGGCATC gaaCACTTGTACGACCCGTTGTCCCGTACGGGTTACATTGAGACGCGCCTGCGCAACTCTCGACGCACCCTTGAAGACCACAAGAAGAAGTATGTGCTGAAGAGGCGTCGGCCAGAGCCAGGTCTGTTGGACCCCGCTGGACCTAGATCGGGACCTGGGCTCCTGGAGAGCCAGTCTAGCGAGGAGACCCAGAGGTGGGTGGAGCTGATGAAGAAAACCAGGCCCCTGACCAGGAATCTGCCTGCCATCCACGGTGCTATGGACCTCACATTCAACGCACGCAGGAGGTGGATCAACAACACACGGCCTAGTATGAGGGCTGTGTTGGCCGAATATCCACGTTTTCTTGACGTACCCGCCACG ATTGACCTGGAGTTTGAGAGGATGTTCCCAGGTAAAGGCCACTCCTTTCTGGCCCAGTGGTCGTCTTTCGTGTTGCCCAGGGTGTACCAGATCGCAGAGTGCGAAAAACACCCAGACATCTCTGCACTTCTCCAGCTGGCTGCCACACAGCAaggag ACTCCTACACCCTGACTATGCTGAAGGTCCTGATCTATGTACTACCACCAACAAACACCAGTAGAGCCTCCTTACCCTCCAGGAGCAGTGTCAGGCAGGCCATTCGGTATCTGGTGGACATTGTACCG ATGGACACCGAGGTGTCCTCCTTATTCTGTGACCCTACCTCCTTGGAGGGCCCAGAGTCTGCCTCCCACGCTCAGCCCTACATAGTGAGCGTGGGGCCCCTGGAGGCCCCTGGCCGGCAGCTTTGCATCGTGTTCCCCGTTGATAGGATGGCAATCCCCCTGCCTCAGGAGGGCCTGAGCAATGCACTGGACAAGCTATTCAAGCTTCTGCGTGTGTTTGAACTGGGGTACCCAGATCAGCTAGCCTCCCTGTATAGCTTCCTTGAGCACCTCTATGGGCTGGAGATGACCCCACGAGATAACCATGACTCCCCCAGTGGCAAGGGATCAAAAGTGCTTGAACTTTTATCACGGCTCCACATGCCCTCCTGA